A region from the uncultured Ilyobacter sp. genome encodes:
- the ylqF gene encoding ribosome biogenesis GTPase YlqF has translation MSNAKINWYPGHMKKTKDMIQENMKIIDIVLEIVDARIPLSSKNPDIVKFAKNKKRIIILNKADLVNKEDLKVWKDYFIKNNFAEEVIELSAETGFNVKKLFAIIEKLSKEKKEKMMKKGLRTVNTRLMVAGIPNVGKSRLINRIVGKKSTGVGNKPGFTRGKQWVRIKEGLELLDTPGILWPKFENDEVGYSLAIAGAIKDEVIPVEEVAYKLIEKMLSLGMKNTLKEKYKLHEEDFDGVPQEVLEKIGYRMNMLVKGDKVNLIQAALTILRDYRNSKLGKFVLDNEMLQKDIIEN, from the coding sequence ATGTCAAATGCAAAAATAAACTGGTATCCCGGACATATGAAAAAAACAAAAGATATGATCCAGGAAAATATGAAAATAATAGATATAGTTTTGGAAATTGTTGATGCTAGAATACCACTTTCTAGTAAAAATCCAGATATCGTAAAATTTGCTAAAAACAAAAAGAGAATAATTATTTTAAATAAAGCTGACCTTGTAAATAAAGAGGATTTGAAAGTATGGAAAGATTATTTTATAAAAAATAATTTTGCAGAAGAGGTTATAGAATTAAGTGCTGAAACAGGCTTTAATGTAAAAAAACTCTTTGCAATAATTGAGAAATTGTCTAAAGAGAAAAAAGAAAAGATGATGAAAAAAGGTCTGAGAACTGTAAACACTAGACTTATGGTAGCAGGAATACCAAATGTCGGGAAATCAAGGCTAATCAATAGAATAGTGGGTAAAAAAAGTACAGGGGTAGGTAATAAACCTGGATTTACAAGGGGTAAACAATGGGTTAGAATAAAAGAGGGACTAGAGCTCTTGGATACTCCCGGGATACTCTGGCCTAAATTTGAAAATGATGAGGTAGGTTACAGCTTGGCAATAGCAGGAGCTATAAAAGATGAGGTAATTCCTGTGGAAGAGGTGGCATATAAACTAATAGAAAAGATGCTTTCACTTGGTATGAAAAATACCCTTAAAGAAAAGTATAAGCTTCATGAGGAAGATTTTGATGGGGTTCCTCAGGAAGTTCTTGAAAAAATCGGATATAGAATGAACATGCTGGTAAAAGGTGATAAGGTTAACCTTATACAGGCAGCACTTACAATTTTGAGAGATTATAGAAACTCAAAATTAGGT
- the rsmI gene encoding 16S rRNA (cytidine(1402)-2'-O)-methyltransferase, producing MLYIVATPIGNLEDITYRAVRILKEADYVFAEDTRVTKRLLKHYEIETIVYRYDEFTKGHQIENIMNLLKSGKSIALVTDAGTPCISDPGFELADVALNNKIKVVPIPGASSMTAAASVAGLNMKRIAFEGFLPKKKGRQTLLKKLASEERAVILFESPHRIEKTVRDIHEFIGERDIVIVREITKIYEEIIRGTTTEVAKRLKEKPIKGEIVLIIKAQEN from the coding sequence ATGCTGTACATAGTAGCGACACCAATAGGAAATCTCGAAGATATAACTTATAGAGCCGTTAGAATATTAAAAGAAGCTGACTATGTCTTTGCAGAAGACACAAGAGTGACAAAACGACTTCTCAAACACTATGAGATAGAAACTATAGTCTATAGATATGATGAGTTTACCAAGGGGCACCAGATAGAAAATATAATGAATCTTTTGAAGAGTGGAAAAAGCATCGCCCTAGTAACTGATGCAGGAACTCCGTGCATATCTGATCCTGGATTTGAGTTAGCTGACGTTGCACTTAATAATAAGATAAAGGTGGTTCCTATACCGGGGGCTAGTTCTATGACTGCGGCTGCCTCTGTAGCCGGTCTGAACATGAAAAGAATAGCCTTTGAGGGTTTTCTTCCTAAAAAAAAGGGAAGGCAGACTTTGTTGAAAAAACTAGCTAGTGAAGAGAGAGCCGTTATACTTTTCGAATCTCCTCATAGAATAGAAAAAACAGTAAGAGATATCCATGAATTTATAGGAGAGAGAGATATAGTTATTGTGAGAGAGATAACTAAAATTTATGAAGAAATAATAAGGGGAACTACAACTGAAGTTGCCAAGAGACTCAAGGAAAAGCCTATAAAGGGTGAAATTGTACTTATAATAAAGGCTCAAGAAAATTAG
- a CDS encoding S41 family peptidase: protein MKKYTRMKIIVVVLSVVIFSLVYANTKIDKKQINTKRGFLYNLSELKEVSDIMDIIMANHVGEKETDKKELMHGAIRGMVESLDDPYSTYFDKTEMESFKEDIQGKYAGVGMVIQKKENEPLVVVSPIEDTPAYNAGIKPKDKIIEIDGESTYNLTSNECVKKLKGEPGTEVKVKIYRDSSKESKEITLKRAIVELKYVKDKMFDNKIGYLRITQFGEDIYPDVRKSMDSLVKQGMKALILDLRSNPGGALDQSIKISSMFVKEGKVVSVKGKTGDEQVYMREGKYYGDFPIVVLINEGSASASEIVAGALKDNKRAVLLGEKSFGKGSVQSLLPLPDGDGIKLTIAKYYTPSGISIHGTGIEPDIKVVEDSDYLFFDGFVTNIDEEKTKENKKEILKELKGKEEAEKLENKKDIQLESAIGVLKGILLNNKK from the coding sequence ATGAAGAAATATACCAGAATGAAAATAATTGTAGTTGTATTGTCTGTTGTAATATTTAGCTTGGTATATGCAAATACTAAAATTGATAAAAAACAAATAAATACCAAAAGGGGATTTCTTTACAATTTAAGCGAACTAAAAGAGGTCTCTGACATTATGGATATAATAATGGCCAACCATGTAGGAGAAAAAGAGACAGATAAAAAAGAGCTCATGCATGGAGCTATAAGAGGTATGGTGGAATCTTTAGATGATCCATACTCCACCTACTTTGACAAGACAGAGATGGAAAGCTTTAAGGAGGATATACAGGGGAAATATGCCGGTGTGGGTATGGTCATACAGAAAAAGGAGAATGAACCCCTAGTTGTTGTGTCGCCTATAGAGGATACCCCTGCCTATAACGCCGGGATAAAGCCTAAGGATAAAATAATAGAGATAGATGGAGAATCTACTTATAACCTTACAAGCAATGAGTGTGTAAAAAAACTAAAAGGTGAGCCTGGTACAGAGGTGAAGGTGAAAATATACAGAGATTCATCTAAGGAATCCAAAGAGATAACTCTGAAAAGGGCCATAGTAGAACTTAAATATGTAAAAGACAAGATGTTTGATAATAAAATAGGGTATCTCAGAATAACTCAATTCGGAGAAGATATATATCCTGATGTAAGAAAGTCTATGGATTCACTGGTTAAGCAAGGGATGAAAGCTTTAATACTGGATTTAAGAAGTAATCCAGGCGGGGCCTTGGATCAATCAATAAAAATATCCTCTATGTTCGTTAAAGAGGGAAAAGTAGTAAGTGTAAAGGGAAAAACTGGTGACGAACAGGTTTACATGAGAGAAGGAAAATACTACGGAGATTTTCCTATTGTAGTACTTATAAATGAAGGAAGTGCTTCGGCTTCTGAAATCGTGGCAGGAGCCTTGAAAGATAACAAAAGAGCAGTTCTTCTAGGGGAAAAAAGTTTTGGTAAGGGCAGCGTCCAAAGTCTGCTACCACTTCCAGATGGAGATGGTATAAAACTTACAATTGCAAAATATTATACTCCCAGCGGAATCTCTATCCACGGAACAGGTATAGAGCCTGATATAAAGGTGGTAGAAGACTCTGATTATCTGTTTTTTGATGGCTTCGTAACCAATATAGATGAGGAAAAAACAAAGGAAAATAAAAAAGAAATCTTAAAAGAGCTCAAGGGCAAAGAGGAAGCTGAGAAACTAGAAAATAAGAAAGATATTCAGCTTGAAAGTGCAATAGGAGTGTTAAAAGGGATACTTCTAAATAATAAAAAATAA